DNA sequence from the Hippopotamus amphibius kiboko isolate mHipAmp2 chromosome 1, mHipAmp2.hap2, whole genome shotgun sequence genome:
GCGTGGGGCCCGCAATCTGCTTACCAGCTTTCTAGAGATTCTGATGCCCCTCACGTTTGAAAACCGCGTTCTGGGGATTGAAAGGTTATCAGGCCGAGAGGTCCGGCTGTCCAGACAGGGCacctttctttctgttcttaaaaCTCACGTGCGCTGTGCTTGATGGGCCGTTTAAGTGTCTTTCTGTTTGTTCGTTTGGAGGGTTACTTTGACTCGTGCCATCCCCTCCTTCGGGCTAGTTTAGAACTTCATCAGGCGTCAGATGCGaacgccgcccccccccccccccccactgtccaGCGTAGGCAGCCGCTCTGTGACGCTGCGGCCACCTCAACATCACAACCCCGCCGCCGCGCCCCCCATACGTCATAGTGCCCCGGACGTTCTTCCAAAGTGCAAAGTGCGAGGCGAGGCGCGCAGTCTGCGCCGGAATGGGCGACTGGAAAGGCTACATCAGTGCGGTGCTGCGGGACCAGCGCATCGACGACGTGGCCATCGTGGGGCACTCAGACAATCGCTGCGTGTGGGCATCGCGGCCCGGGGGCCTGCTGGCGGCCATCTCACCGCAGGAGGTGGGCGTGCTCACGGGGCCGGACCGGCGCACCTTCCTGCAGGCGGGCCTGAGCGTGGCGGGCCGCCGCTGCTGCGTCATCCGAGACCACCTGCTGGCCGAGGGCGACGGCGTGCTGGACGCGCGCACCAAGGGGCTGGACGGGCGCGCCGTCTGCGTGGGCCACACGCCGCGGACGCTCCTGGTGCTCATGGGCCGGCGGGGCGCGCACGGGGGCTTCCTCAACAGGACGATGCACCAGCTGATCCAAGGTCTGCGCGCGCAGGGCACCTAGCAAGCGGGACCGCCAGCCAGCGCCAAAATAAAGTCTGACCTGGGTGACACCCTTCGGttgtgaggggggtgggggagctgcagAGGAGGAAAGCACTTTACTGGAAGATTCTTGCAGAAGGGGTATATGGTGAGTTTGGAGTTATCAGTCTAGAGGCCTCCCAACCTTCTCAGCCCTACACTCGGCCCTCGCATGGGTGCCCTGCCTCTGGCCTAACTCCCTAGCCAGAGCCCGAGGGCCTTGGCGCCTTCCCAGGGTCCTAGGGACTCCCAACCTGAGGAGGGTTTGGCCTTCTCAAACCCTTCAACTCAGGCCTGAAAATCCTTTCCCACAAAACATTGCACAAGTCTGTGTGGGATAGACTGTGAAGagagtcccctccccaccctcccacaccACTCCCCGAGCTGGGGCCAGTGTACCTCTCACCCCTTCCACGTGGCAAGAGGAAGCCCTAGCGAGCGCTGTGAGTGGGTGACACGGTGGGGCCGGTAGCTTGGAGGGCAGCTCTGGGGCTTGCAGGCCCTTGCGTGTCCCTGCACACCCTTCAAAGGGgatggaggcgggggtggggaggcacaTGCTGCAGACCGTCTCAACTAGGTCTGGGGCCCCACAGCGTTGCTGCCGCCTCGGGGTCCAAAGGCCCCAGAGATGCCCCTGGACTAGAGGGAGGAACTTTGGCATCCCCCACCCCTTCACCCTCCCGCTGTAGGCCTCAGCTCAGGGGGccctgtggaggaggaggagttgaAAAACTTGGGTGAGTTTAAAGGAGGCCTGGTTTATTGCCCAAAAGTAGAGGATaaaggtgggagggagagtgGCTGGTCCCTGCCCCCTGTGCCCTGGGGCCCAAGTTGCCTATGtccaccttccctctccttcccccagtgGCCCTGAGAAACCCCCACCTGCCCCTTGTTTTCTGGGGAACCGATTTTAtcccagagagagggagggaaggtggcAGTGAGGTGGGTGAGCAGAGGCAAATAGAGACCAGCGGAGGTCAGCCTGGTGGGGTTGGCGGATGGAGATGCAAAGAGCCCTCCTTCACTGGCTTTAAGGTGGGCCTCGTGGGGGCTCCAGGGAGTTTGAATTGTGGATTGGACTCATTAGGCAGGGCCAGGAGGATTGCTGGGGAGAGCTTGTAGGCTGGCTTCTTCAGGGCACAACAGGCTCTCTTTGGGAGGGGAGATAGTGCCGCTGGACCCCAAACCATGGTCTCTCCTCCCCGCTAGATGGAGAGCAAGCAGACTTCCCAGTGCACAGGGagagtttcatttctttctttggtttttaaatcAGGCAGTGTTGTGGAAGGGGGTTGTAAGGGTGCTGCAGAAAACCTGGATGAGGATGAGAATGGTATCACGGGGGAAggaaggtggcagggagggggtgagaaTGCAGCCGGTGACTGAAGCTGCCACATCTGTGCACAAGCAAACAGCTGTCGGTCATGTACTCAGAcgcaccctcacccccacccagcccagtCAGAATTGTGTGTACACAAGGACACAAGTGCAGGTCTCCAAACACATGTGCAAAGGACTCAAAATCAAAACTACCCTGCAGGTggcgcacccctcccccacccccgggtgCATCGGTGGGCATGTGCAGGCTGACACGCAGGCTCACCCCAACATGcccacatgtgcacatacacCGACGCTCAGGTACACAAGCCCAGACCTCCCAGGACCTGCGCAAGGACGGGCGCGTGCCCAGAGCGCACAGACCCGCCCCTCTGCCCTTCCACCCTGGGCACCAGGCACGGGCATTTCCCGGCTCCAGGCAGCAGTCTAGGCTGGTGCCTAGAGACGGGTGGTGTTGTGGTGGCTGGGCATCGCGAGGTGGGGTGAGGGTGTGGCAGGGGGCAGCTCCTCCAAGAAGACCCTGGCGGGCAGTGGGGGTGAGCGGGGCTCAGGCCTGGCACAGCACAAGGTAGCGCGGGTGATGAGGTGgtccaggggctgcagggagtgCATCCAGCGGGGCAGGAAGTCCCACGTCTGCAGCCACTTGGGCAGGCGCCCGGGGCTGCGACTCTGCAGTGTGCTGACAAGTACCatgaaggccagcagggccccAAAGGGTGCGCCCACACCTACCATGGCCTGCCAGCCTGCCATGGAGATGCCAAACACCAGCGACGGCAGCAGCAGGAAGCACAGGAGGAGGTAGAGCACTGCGAACCAGCGGTACTTGGCGGTGCGTTTGCCCAGCGCCTTGGCCATGCGGATGGGCAGGCGTGTGCAGGGCACTGGGTACCACAGCAGGATGCCTGAGATGTTGAAGAAGAAGTGGCAGAGAGCAATCTGCAGGGGAGAGGACAAAGGGGCGGAGGTATTATCTGTCCTGACCCAGGCTCCTGAGTCAGGGTAGATCCAGGGCCCCACTGGGTCCGGGCAGCAGGACAGTCAGCACTTAGGGCTGGCGTGCCCCCAGTAAGACATTGAAACACTTCCAGACCAGTAGGTTCATAACTGCTGCCCTGAACTCTCCACAtttccctccccccccgcccccgaccccTTTCTCAGCAATTCCCCAGCAGATCCTGCCCAGATCCAGTAGCAGAAAGATTCATACCAGTTTCTGGTTCAGAAGCTCTGGCCTCCTGAGTGGGCAACACTCTAGCTTATCAGATACCCCTTTGCTCCTAGAACAGCAGCCCCTTTGctgtctgccccctcccccttgatCTTCTAGACTGAACCAGGCCCCCTCTTACAGCACCCCTTCCTCAGAGTGCAAATCTTGCTCTCTTGTTCATTAATTGGCGTGGGTCTCAGTCATGTCTCTCTGCTGTTAGACGCTAAGGTCTTGAGGGCGGCACCAGGTATACTTTGCCCGCATGGTTTCCATACAGTCTGCAGGAGCACGTGGCACCTAGCAGGCAGTCAAAAACTATTTGGTACTCAACCTATGTTGGGTCAGGCTCTGGGCGCCAGTCCTAGCCCTGTCCTGCCTCTGGCAGGGCTACTCTCCAAGCGCACCTGGAAAGCACTAGACAGCTTCTCGCGGGGACTGGCCAGGGCAGCCAGGATGGCCGTGGTTGTGGTGCCGATGTTGGAGCCCAGGGTGAGCGGGTAGGCGCGCTCAATGCTGATCacacccaggcctgggggcagaggagaggacaggtcccccagctccctcccccaaccctttccCTGCCAGCCCCGCACCACCCAAGCCTGCCTGGGCAACCCTGCCTCGGCGTGGCGACTCACCGATGAGTGGGGTGATAGCGGAGGTGAACACAGAACTGCTCTGGACGACGAAGGTCATGCCGGCGCCCACCAGCATGGCGAAGTAGCCTGTGGCCCAGGTGAAGGGGGTGGGAAAGTCTGCGAGGACACCGTCCCAGTAGGGTCAGTGGGAGGGcattgggagggggtgggggctttccTTGGGGAGGAGGTATCAGATGTCAGCTTCCAAGTGGGACCTTGTAAGTCCCCTGCTCAACGGCCGTGGCTTCCCCTGGTTCTCTCTGATCTTGGATTCAAGGCCTTTCACAGCTGCTTCCATCATGCTTTTGCTCCCTTGTTCCCCTGCCTGGAACATCCTCTCACTCCTAAATATTCACCCTCGGGACTCAGCGTGGAGATCCCTGACCCTGGCCCCCCAGGCAGACTTTGCTTCTCCCTCCACTGAGTTCCCATAGGTCCACGGATGCCCCTTATCCCAGCATCTGTCATGCTGCCAGGCAGTGTCCCAAAAGCTCAAAACAAGGCTTAAATGAAAGTCAGATGGTGTCACTGCCCTGCCCAAACCCCCAAGTGCCCCCATTACCCTGGAGCACAGCCTGGGACCTTCCCTGTCCCTGCTACCTCGCtgacctctccctgcctctctccaccTCACTCACTGAACTTCCACCACACTGCTGGCCAGCTTTTTGTGCCACAATCCTGCCTGCTGGGTCCTGCCTCGGAGCCTTTGCATGTACTGTTCCCTCCATCTGAAAAGCTCTTCAGCCACACCTGACTGCTGCACATTTAGGTCCCTGCTCACATGTCACCTCTGCACAGAAGCCACTGACCACCCATCAAAAGCAGCCTCTCCCATATTCTGTTTGCTGTCTTTGCTTTCTCCTTGGCAGTTACTTACTCCTTGGCAGAGTGCCTATCTGAATTTATCCTCCGTgcttattgtttttttattgctTGTCTCCCACTCTGGGCTCTGAGCCCCCTGAGGGTGGGAGCCATCTCTGTGAGGGGCTCACCTCTGTGTCCCTGGCACCACACCATGCGTGGCACACGGTCGGGGCTTAATATCTGTTAACTGAATCAAACAATGGCCTCTGAGAATCTCTTTGGAGCCACCTGCTAGGATGGAACCACAGCTGGAAGCGGCCACAGATCCCCAGCTGTCAGTGCCTCAGGGGCCTCAAAAATCACCTGGTCTTCTTTGttcacatggggaaactgaggctcagacatgGTAAGGCTTTACCCAGATCACACAGCAAGGCAGTGGCAGGACTTAGCAAGATCCTTAAGGGCCCATCCGGGGGCCTGCCCACCCACTGCTCGAGGCTTACCGGTGTTGATAACCTTCTGAATGACCTTGGCCACCTGGCCCTTGAGCAGAGAGTTGAGCATCTTGACAAGGAGGATGAGGCAGGTGCACAGGACTACCAGGGAGCCAGCCAGCAGGATGAGCCCCACGGCCAGGTCAGGCAGCCCTGTGTCCACGAAAATGTGGTTGCCTGCgggaggggggtggtggtggtgctggtatCAAGCTGCTGGGAGCTGACCCCCTCAATCCGGCTCCTAGCCCCCGACTTTTGCCACCCTCTTTGGCTCAGAGCCAAAGGCCCCGCCTCATGTTTCTTCAACCTCTAGAGCAGGGCCAGACCCAAGCCCAGGAACTGGGCTGGCTGATAGCTGTCCTTATGGGGCCAGGAGCAGCAGTGGCCGGGTGGGAGATGGCCCTGCCTCTGCCAGGCTCTGCCCTGCCATGCCGGACATCTCCCACGCTGCAGGCACTCACATGTCTCCCTGGTGGCATTTGCGAGCATCCGGCTGGCGTTGGCctctgccctgggcctgggggtgggaaccTAGATTAAGACAAGAGTGACTTAGAGAATTGAGGACAAtgcagcctggggctggggctaaGATGGGGGTCAGGGAGagatggggggtggaggggacacGTGTCCTTGGATGCTTTGCTTgccctctctgagtctgtttccgcCCATGATGAAATGGGGGGGAAAATATCTGCTACAGGAGAACCTGGCTGTAGTCAGCCCTTGAAATATTCTGTCCCATCAACCCACTCAGCTGGCTCTCGTGGGCCCCACAGGGGCCTCCTGATCTGATGGCCTCTTGTCCACGTTTTCTTCCACCTCTCCTTGGCGTTGCATGCTGCTGACCACGGCCCACTTCTCCTGGAAACTCTCCACTCACCATCTTTTATTATCAGTCCCTGCCTTGGTGCCCTCTCTTTCCTGGCCTCTTTGCCCTGTCCTCTCCCCCCAGGCACCTGGCTCAGGTTCTGTTTCCCTCTTGCCCAATTCCTTATGTGGAAGGTGTGGGGCAGAGAGCCCAGGCCGCACATCTCTTTTCTCCCCCACCTACTGTCAGTGAAGGGGGGGTGTTCCTGGGGAGGCCCTTAACTCAGagggcccagggccaggcaggtAGCCCAAGTGAGGGGCTCAGGCTGtgcgtggagggggtggggagcatcCTGGGCCTAAAGGAGCAGCAGCCACTCAGCTCCAGGCCACTGTCACCGTCCAGGGACGCAGCCCAGCTCAGCCGAAGGGCCTGATTCTACAAGAGAAACTACAACTCTGAAGGTTTAGATAAAATCTCCTAATCTGTAAATGTTGGCAACCACTTAAAGGCACACTTTACTATTCTGTGAAGGCCAGGCTGGCCTGGGGACCATTCATTTGTAGCCTTCTTGGGTTagggagttttgtttttcttttttcttggcacagcttgtgggatcttagttctgcaaccgggactcaaacccagcaGTTTTCATtcagggcagagtcctaaccactggactgccagggaattccctaaggaGTTCTTTTTAAAAACGCAACCTGGGGCTCCTTATCTTTCCCCCAGGGTCCCATGAGTGAAAGAAGGTGGGCCCAGCTTGGCTAGGGAGAGGCCATGTCTGAAGGAGGACTTGAGCCCCAGAAAGGGGCACTCATTCCTTGCACCCCAGGCAAAATGCAAGAGCCACAGCTTCTGCCTGTCCCCACattctgcctcctctgggagcgGATGTGGACTCTGGTCCCATTCCCCCTGGGGGGTCTGCAGCCCACACCCCCTGACCGCCCTAGGGGGCTGAGGGTAGGCGCTCAGGTGGGGTACAGGCACTTGGATTTACAGCTCCTTTACGTTTTATTGTAAACTGTGTCATTTGTAAACTATGTTAGAGATAAGAATTATTTATGGCACCTGACTTTAAATCGGGGTTTATTTTAGCGGCATGTACTCCTTTGAGAGGGGCGCACCTGTGTACCCCGTTGGCCACACCAGGGCCCTGGGGCACCCTCAAGCCTGGGCCAGAATTGCAGGCcaagaaagcaggagaaaaagaGTCTCGGATGGGCTTGATTGGAAGAGCTGGCTGGGAAGTGGTGGTACCTGGGAGAGAGCTGGGTGTTTGCTACCTGGCggatctgagttcaaatcctgattttTATCTCCATTACCTTGTGCAAGTCATGTCACCTCACTGAGCCTGTTTCTCTAAAGCAGGATAAAAGAAGAGCTGTTACAAAGGTTACAGGAGGAAATATGTGTGACGCATTTACCCCAGGGCTTAGATCATGACAAGCCTTCAAGAAACTGTGCCTCCAAATAAGAATTagacccctccctccctgggcctaGCTGGTATCCCACGGTGTGTGGGGATGGCTGACTTCCTGCGTCAGGATCAGTGGCTCCTGCAGAGGTGCCTGTAGATCCTGGGCAGGAACTGGGTGGACCATCCTGCCCTGCGCTGGGCCTCAGGGTCTCTTGGGGGAGGGGCTCGCTGGGAcctggggaggctggaggagaaagagaggagctCCACGGGGGTCCCACTCAGGGCTGAGCGTCGGGGCAGGACAAGGCTAGCGGCTAGGACTTCTGAGTTTTGGAAACTTGACCTTCCTGCTTGGGGTTGTGTGGCCCTGGCTGAGCTCTCAGGGCCAGtagaggcagcaagaggggcgGAGAGGGGGTCAAGTGTGTTGCCAGGCTGGGCGGGCAGAGGCGGAGGGGAAGGCGCAGGCCCTGGGGCATCCCTGCCCAGcagagggagaaggtggggaCTGCAGCCCAGATAAAGACCCAGCAGGCCCAGGGTCTGGGCACACCCCCAGGATATGCCCATCCCTGCTGGGCCAGGGctaggtgggggtggaggagtggaGGGGTATGTGGAGGGGGTGCCTCAGCCCTGGGCTCAAACCCCAGCCGAGCACTCCCTGCTGTGTGACACTGGACCAAACATGCAAGCTCTCTGATCCTCCGTTTCTGCGCGCTTCTCCCCAGGAGGCTAGTTGTGAGAAATCTGGGGAGAGAGAGTTTGGGACTCATGTGCTTGCAGAGACAGCCCAAATTAAGGGGACACCTCTGGGAACTGAAGGAGATGATTAAGCTCACAGAGGAATGTGGGCTCTAGGAATCCTTCCCCTGGGGAAAACCGCGCAGGCCGTGGGCCTGTGAAGTAGTCTCCCCTCCAGGAGAAGGGGGTCTTGTCGgctctttgtttttctggagGCAGAGCGGGTGCTGTGCTAGCAACGCCATCTGGTGGCGAAGAGGAGAATTCATTTTTACAGCCACACCTACCACCCCTGGAGGGTCTCCAAGCGGCTGTGGTCACCTGGTGGCATTCACACCTGATAGGCAGAGTGGGAAGTGGACACATATGGTGTGATATACACCTGGAAGAGACAGCGAGATGGAGAGTCGGGAGTGTGGGCTCCAGATTCCACCAGGATTTTTGTCCTACCTCAATCGCATAGACTTGGACAAGCCTCTCTGAGGCTGTTTAAAATGGGGTTGTGACAATCCCTGCCTCCCAGATTACAAATCCTCAAAAGAAGCTTGTTTAAACCAGGTATGTAGGGTTGACAATCCACAGTGTGACCACACAGGAAGGTAATTCCCAGGACAGTGTCAGGACCCGGGAGCATCAGGAATTGTTGGAATACTAACACTGCCTCTGGTTTTGCTTTCACCATCTGGAAAACCCCAGACTGCCAATCACATAGGTGCCCTGGAGGCTGGCTTAGGCAAGGTTGGGCCTGGCTTGGTGAGAGCTGGAGGCAATGAGAACAGGTGGTGTCCTAAGGAAAAACGTGAGTCTTCAGTGCACATGGCTGAGTGAGCCACTTTCCCGAGGGGACAGTCCCAGagagagggccagaacagggagctTACATCCCACCCCCAGCTACTCTCCAAGCCAAGGAAATCCAATCTGGACCTTGCTCTCAAGGAAAGATTTCCCGGGAGAGCTGGGATGAGAAACCAGTGCTCAGGTGAGTGGTAGCAGGAGCAGTGGAGGAACCAGCGAGGACAGCCCCAGCCCAGTGAACTTGAGCGGGTTGCTTCCAGTCGCCGGGCCTCAGGTTCCAGGTGGACTTATGTCCACCCCACCAGCATCACTGAAGACTCTGCCGGGTGAGGGCTACTTCGCTGGTGCATCCTTCAAGGGGAGACCGGCTGAATGCAACTGCAGGCGGGCAGCAGAGATTTCAGAGGAAGCGAAGATTGCCATGGCTGGGGAGCTCGCTTCCACAGCTTGCTTTTTGTGAAGTTCAAAGTGTGTGTGAGTTTGGTCTCTTTCAGGTTTTACTGTGAAGCGGAGGGGATTTTGGCGATTCAGAGAGCTCGGAGAGGGCCCAGAGAACCCGTGAGAAGGGGAGATGTGTTAGAGGGGTCACAAAGCCAGCTTGAAAGCTGTCTGCATGGGCTTTTTGATGTTGAACTGCCTTGAACACTCAGAAGGACTGAGCTAGCTGGAGGTGTGTGTCGCTCAGATGCAAAGGAAACTCGCAGGGCCGGTTGAAAGAACGTTCTCTGTTTACACTGGGATAAAGTCCAGGAACATCAAGGAGCAAGTGAAGAGGCTGTGCTGGGCTTCtggtttccttgtcttttgttcTAAATGGTGTTCTCCTTTATGTCATAAGCAAGGGGGAGCCTATACCGTGGCTTACGGTTTTGATgaagcattttcctttttatggctgagcgaGAAAGTGCACTGATTCCTAGCTTCCTGTTAGCCTGGTGTAATGGCTGGTCCACGAGTATCCACCTGATCCAAACGGAGCCTCTTTCCAGGCATTAGAAGCCGGGAAGTAGCAGGGAGAGTGCAGCAGGACACGGGCACACAGGCTTGTGGAAGTCTCCCGGGAAGGAGCCCGATATCAGCACAAGTGGCTATTGTGTCTCCTGTGAGGTCTCCATGGCCCGCTTGTCCTGCTCCTGAGCCAGTTTCCTATTGGCCCTATTTTCCCAGGCATCCGTATAGCACTCTCCCCCCACCGACCTCCGCACATCGCCTGGGCCCCCTGAACACGGCAGAATTGAGTCAGTAACCCCCTGGAACCCGGGAGAAGGGAGAGCCCTAGACTGCAAGATCTGTGCTTGGGGCCCTGAAGGGGTAGGACAAGCTCTGGAGAGTTTCTTAGCCCCTTGGAGCCTATTTCTCTACCTGTGAAACCCAGGGTTGAGCCAGATCAGTGGTTCTTCAGCCTGAGCTTGGAACAGCCCTAGAGGGCTTGTTGAAATGTAGGCTACTGGGCTCCACCtgattttttctcatttagtGGGTCTAGGAAAGGGCCACATACTTTGCGTGTCTAATGGGTTCCCGGGTGGTACGTGTGCCGCTGCTCCACATTTTGAGAATGGATCTCTGGGCTAGATGGATGACATGCTAATGCTAATTGATTGGCAATGGCTGACTGAAGCCGGTGTGAGGCTGGGAGGATGTAGCAACATCTGCTGTAGGCACAGTATCACTGCAAAAGTGCCCCACGTTTATCCTCCCAGGCTAAATGATCCCCAAGGTCTATATGGAGCTCTTAAACAGATGATGACACTCACAGTCAGCTGTGGGAAAATattcagaagcctttctgaaactttgaaactgttactaaaagtaattaaagtatgtgggcccagcaactggatgcaggatgtcctgcttgagcagcagaggaactaagggtgctgggtgtggaggccatgggggcataggctaccgtggaaacaatATTGACCCTCtttgggggcacagccccttcctcacttgcacacctcatatcaccctgtttggccctggaggatggctggttagccagagacaggtaagattcctcaggggaggaacaacctaagacaggcacagttgcagaggggccaacaggggtggggcacagacccttacttcttctgagagaggtctcctgcccccagggctgctttgctccccacgcccagctcagatcgggacccaggGGGCAAACAGACCTGgctaatagcagctgccctccttctgctgttcttgcaaaacatCACTGCCCCCAATTATATGAGGCCTTCGTttgattatttcaaagtaaaacctTGACTGTGGgacgaaactgggagtgtgagaaccttatgctatcttgcttctggaatgctgagagctcaataaaaacaacgtgGGGTGAAGCAGCGGggcttttgatcctagaggtcttgagtcccctggccccatctttctcttaaatc
Encoded proteins:
- the PFN3 gene encoding profilin-3 translates to MGDWKGYISAVLRDQRIDDVAIVGHSDNRCVWASRPGGLLAAISPQEVGVLTGPDRRTFLQAGLSVAGRRCCVIRDHLLAEGDGVLDARTKGLDGRAVCVGHTPRTLLVLMGRRGAHGGFLNRTMHQLIQGLRAQGT
- the SLC34A1 gene encoding sodium-dependent phosphate transport protein 2A, with the protein product MTSYGERLGGRAVSPLPVRGGPVMRGATFAYVPSPQVLHRIPGTPAYAFPSLGPVALTEHSCPYGEVLERHDPLPTKLAQEDEQKPEPGLAQKLRQAGLTLLKVPLMLAFLYLFVCSLDVLSSAFQLAGGKVAGDIFKDNAILSNPVAGLVVGILVTVLVQSSSTSTSIVVSMVSSGLLEVRSAIPIIMGSNIGTSVTNTIVALMQAGDRTDFRRAFAGATVHDCFNWLSVLVLLPLEVATGYLHHVTRLVVASFNIRGGRDAPDLLKIITEPFTKLIIQLDKSVITSIATGDESLRNHSLIRIWCRPDPTEVPTPRPRAEANASRMLANATRETCNHIFVDTGLPDLAVGLILLAGSLVVLCTCLILLVKMLNSLLKGQVAKVIQKVINTDFPTPFTWATGYFAMLVGAGMTFVVQSSSVFTSAITPLIGLGVISIERAYPLTLGSNIGTTTTAILAALASPREKLSSAFQIALCHFFFNISGILLWYPVPCTRLPIRMAKALGKRTAKYRWFAVLYLLLCFLLLPSLVFGISMAGWQAMVGVGAPFGALLAFMVLVSTLQSRSPGRLPKWLQTWDFLPRWMHSLQPLDHLITRATLCCARPEPRSPPLPARVFLEELPPATPSPHLAMPSHHNTTRL